One Candidatus Melainabacteria bacterium genomic window carries:
- a CDS encoding MBL fold metallo-hydrolase: MYWRTELSLTYLGHSAVQFNVHDLTIYVDPYFKDPVDWTTLPKADLVILTHGHFDHGVLFSTQLYEAWKCKFLAPRTLTQWMQRKYKRKIPADSIISIAHGETVEFKGLSITAIPAHHPVNHMGKTILRLFARSSAPGKPVNGYYFDGYYHAGDTIYTADIPEALANKPIHTACLPIGGKYGVASPAEALKIAEQIGATRIVPLHWQALVEQVPFRYQSSDLVKLARDSATKVAICPLAIGELLERSESNNGTALGLDTSTIR, translated from the coding sequence CTGTACTGGAGAACCGAATTGAGCCTCACATATCTGGGTCACAGCGCCGTTCAGTTTAACGTCCACGACTTGACTATCTATGTCGACCCTTATTTCAAAGATCCAGTTGATTGGACGACACTGCCTAAGGCTGACCTGGTGATTTTGACGCACGGGCATTTTGACCACGGCGTCCTGTTTTCCACTCAGCTATATGAAGCATGGAAGTGCAAATTTTTGGCACCGCGAACTCTCACGCAGTGGATGCAACGTAAGTACAAGCGAAAGATTCCGGCAGATTCGATAATCTCTATTGCTCACGGTGAAACCGTAGAATTCAAAGGTCTTTCCATTACAGCTATTCCGGCACATCACCCTGTCAACCACATGGGCAAGACGATTCTGCGACTTTTTGCTCGCTCGTCTGCTCCTGGTAAACCGGTGAATGGCTATTACTTCGATGGCTACTATCATGCCGGCGACACCATCTACACTGCCGACATCCCCGAAGCTCTGGCAAACAAGCCAATACACACCGCCTGTCTGCCAATCGGGGGAAAGTATGGTGTAGCGTCGCCTGCTGAAGCGCTTAAAATCGCTGAGCAAATCGGTGCCACCCGCATTGTTCCGCTGCACTGGCAGGCGCTTGTCGAGCAGGTGCCGTTTCGTTATCAGTCGTCTGACTTAGTTAAGCTTGCCAGAGACAGCGCCACGAAGGTGGCAATTTGTCCCCTGGCAATCGGCGAATTGCTGGAGCGATCAGAGTCAAATAACGGCACTGCGCTTGGTTTGGATACTTCCACGATCCGATAA